In the genome of Hippoglossus hippoglossus isolate fHipHip1 chromosome 9, fHipHip1.pri, whole genome shotgun sequence, the window ATCTCACCGCCCATCGCAAATGTGCTTGGTATTTGGAGTGAGCGCAGCCGGATGGATCCACACATGGAGAGTAAAACAGAATCTTATCACAACTTGACTGTTTGATGTCTGTTTACAAGAAATCTCTACGAGGCCTCTTTAAGTTCCCAGTGGACCAGTTTTAACACTGACTGTGTGAATGAGCAGAGAGACCTGAATATGAAGCATGTGGTTAAACTCAGTCACATAGTGTATAACTAGTGAAGCCAGAGGGGGGAAATAATGGAAGAATACTTTGCCATAATTTTAGAACGACAAGTGCGACTTAAAACATGGGGAATAATTTGTGCTCTGAGCTACAGCCTCGTGTCTGGAAGTCTAACACTCTGACCTCAACCTTGTGTTCTGATGCTTGTCTGTTCTGTTTGGTCTCTCAATAATTTTGAGGTCTCAACTTTAAGATGTTGAATTGAAATTGACAGCATATATGACCCATTGCTTCCTACATAGTGTCATGAGGTGGAAAACATTCTGATAAGTGTAGGTTTCTTCAGTTATATGGGCTGAATGCATGAGAGgggtgatatatatatatatatatatatatatatacacaaataaacaatgtcACTGAAGAAATGggaaatgtgtgtaaaaaaagaacTAGAACTCTACTTTTGCTGCTCTCCATAGACGTGTGTAAGGTTCATATGGAATTCATTATACTTAGCACTGTgcaagtttttacattttgcaatATTAAACTGATTCACTCCCATGATGATAATGAGTaagcacacagagacaaacttcTTTCAGCAGAGGTTTATTGTTAATTTTCAACCTTGGAAAAGGGTATAAAATACCCAGTGATTCAGTGAGACATGTTCTGATCTGTACACTGTATCTGCCTGACGATTGTCTCAGTTGAGGCTGTAGGTGTAATGGAGGGTGCCACCTTTCTCCAAGTAGCAGTTGTGCTCATGGGTTCCTGGTTGGATCGGACGCTGGCAGACTCCCAGAAAGTCATCGAAGATCAGATCCTCATCGTGAACCTCCAGCCTCAGTATGTCGTTCTGCTGGGCCTTGTAGTAGGAGAACTCCTCCCCCCACCAGGGGTTGGGATCGTTGTCACGGACGGATGTCACACCCAGAGAGGCAGAGCCACAGAACGCCTTGACGTAGCCGTCTGTGATTCCCAGGTTGTCAGAGGGAAGACCACTTGCCCGAATGTTGAACAGCCTGAGCTGGGCTTCAGCCAGTGTCAGACTGCAcaggagcagaaggaggagaggaagacgggAGGCCATGGCTTCACAGGCAGCTGTGGTGGAGGAACAACAAATCCAGATTGTAGCTAGTATTCTGAAAtgttttctcaaaatgtttcatgtttaaagaTTATTGTCATAATGGTACCAATACTGTgtcttttacacattttactgGGAACTTATCCAACATTAAAGTATTAGTATGTCTGCAGACAAAATGTAAGTGGGCAGGAGCCGGCAGTCAGATGTCAGTCCTCACCAGAACCCAGTCTTACATGAGAAAACTAATTTAATCAACATGCCAGAAAAAAGATTTGTCTTCAATGTACCTGCTCCAggattctgttatttttttcaaatggatAAAACCATCCAGCAATTAACAAATGTATAGGCATTGTATAATTAGTTTTATTTAGACATTTATTAGAACCGTACATGACACCCATGATCCTCCATAAACGTAGAACTATCTTGAGACTAAtcaaggataaaaaaaaaatgtataatttttttgttgttgtaactgattttgattgattttttttcttattttccttaTTCATCCTTTGTGATACACTTTTCAAAGGTGCAAGATGAGTTATcgttattatttctatttttattattattcatattattattataaacccTGTAAAACATTGCTGATGATGTGTGGAGATACTGAAAactggaaaaggaaaacaagtaTAGTCATCAAGAAATAAGAGCTGTGAACAGGCCATTTTGCACCTTCTGTCTTTACTCTAAAAACTAACAGCTCCTCCCCTTACAGATAACAGAAGCCCACATGTTATCTTCTTTCCACACACAAACTGCTAAAATAGATATTTATAAGATATTGCATCATCCTCTCTGGAGGCGAGTGGGAAAATTTAGCCACACAACAGCTGGATTTGTTTGCTCCTTTCACACCTCTATCTACATTTACAATATCTTATAGACATTTGAGACACTTACaggatttgttcatttttattttctgcaattaTAAAAAGCTATTTTGCTTTACTTGTCACCCTGGTGAAAGTGAACGTATAATAATCtaataattgtttttgtcaATCAACACTTGACGTGACTTTTTTTGGCGACCTGTGGTCAGAAGAAACAAATTGTGAATAAGTTGTCTAATCATCACTCTTTAAGTTGAAGTAGTGAACTTGTTATCAAATAGATGCACATCCACAGTTATGAAGCGACTCTGTTTACACTCACCTTTTATAATTTGAACCTGTTTAAGCTGtgtttggtctctaccaacaTCTGATGGAAATACAACATCCTGTTATATAGCTACATGCTCTATTAGGTTCACCAGGGAGTTTCTAACTGTATCTGTCCATCATTTAATGCCAATTGGCAGCACCCAGTGGTTTCACAGCTTCCCTGTCCAGGCCCTAGTCATCATCCCACAGGACCAAAGGTGACCAGGCCTCTTCTATATTTATAaatttacaatgttttattttatcttttttttctcatctgtaattgttctgtattttttgtttctaATGCTGTGTGACCTTTAAAagtagcagtagcagtagtataagtagtagtagtagtagtagtagtaatattgCTGCTGCACTAGAAGTACTGGTTGAAGTAATGACTTAGCTCCGGCAACAGTACTGGTGTATTACAGCTGTTCAATTATAAATAGGAGCAATGAGACAGGAAAAATTGTCAATTCAAGAcatgagaagagaaaacaaaagaaactctCATTAAATGTGAAAGTCTTACCTGTCGTCTTGATACCTTGgttctcacctctctgtctgcagtCCCGTGTTTTAAAGGCCAGCGCAGCTTGTATCAGTTCGATAAAAAAAACCTCCCATAAAACCTGCTACACTCTCAGCATTACACAATAGCACAGATACAGAATGACCCCGAAATATTTTGGCTCCCACACAATAATGTTGAGAAGACTGCACTATTGTCAAAGCAGTTAATACATgttctaaaatgtcaaaataatacTTTtgcttaaaacaaaaagtggatGGTTGACTCATAAACTGATGGAATGGGGGAAATGACGATGTAATGCGAAATGATTTTTGTAATGCACCAACATTTTGTGACAAAATATCAAGACACTTTGTCACACAATGTCTATTCCAATGCAAACATGAACCAGTCACTGTTTGAGCAACTACATCTGCTGCTACTTAGTGTAAATGCTGCTATTTCACTAACCCTGTGGATGAACATTACTTGTTTGCACTATATACACTGCAGTTCACATCTACCCTGTGCCTTTTTGACTGGGTATTTATCCTTACATGTTGCTTGTGTACTTTCATGTTGGTACTTATATGTTGCTTACTTATATGTCTATTTATATGTTTACTTGGGGTTCAGagaaaaactgcatttcaaTTCTGTCTATAGCTGTACATATGGCAGAGTTAACAATAACATTGACTTGATACTGTCCAGGTGGTTGCAGTCACAGAGAATGAACTCTGACACTGAAGTTTTCTGTACAGTCCTGCTCCACAGTCCTTAACCTCATTCACATCTGCCTTCTGGAAAAGCCTTGAAATCACATGAAGGCTTATTTCATGTTGACTTTTCAGTACTTATCCATGTAAGCACAGTCCTGAAATGCAGCCGGTCCACTTTGGAGCATCCCAGCAGGTAACATTGCATACTACCATCTGCCTGATGTCCTTCTGCACATTGTGCCTCTCAAGACAAAAGGGGCAATTAGGAAGCAGTAGAGAAAGCAGCTTCTTAGATGCCCTATGATTTGGTAACGTATGTTGATGATCTGTTGTGTGGGGTCAGTGGGTGTTTTTAGCCGACCCGCTAAGATATCCTGTGGGACCTGTTTTAGGACATAGTGTGAATCATCACACCCCTGACAGGTTGACAGGAAGCTGGCCTGAAGTACGAGAGAGTGAGTGTATTCGAATAGGTCCGTGCCAGGACATGGTGATGATTTACCGGTGGATCATAGCAGATCTTGATTGGCCTGCCGCTTTGTAAAAGACGACCCGAGATGGTGGGGCTGAGCTACAAGGGAACACTAAAGTCCCTCCTCTCCCAACCAGCCACATCACAACTACTCTGTTCTTTCTGTGCCATGCGCCTGGCTTCCTGTTCAGGAGTCATTCGGGGACAActgccattttcttttcaccatgCACTCTCCTCTTTTTGTGAGTGAAGAAGTTTAGTTAtcgtaaatacattttttgtttgttattttggcCTTTGTCCACActgaagaaaaaatacattttgttaataaatatatttgtttataattCACGATTTTTTTCCTCCGTGGTTACTTGTGAGTTGGTAAAGATGATAAACTGGAAGTGGACTTGTATCAAGGGATAAAGTGGcattaaataatattaataataaaagtcTCCAACCATTTCAATGAAGATCAATGTTTAAATTGATcacaatcaaattaaatgagCTCACCTTATTCTTACACTGCCCTAATTTAGAAAAAGCCTGATCATTACGTTGGCCCCTGAAGACAAAACACCCAGTAAAAGCACAAATATTAAGTTAAATTCACTCAAAAATCCAGAAAcaccacaaacatgaaaaaactTGAATACCAATATATCaatctaaatatatattgtttccAATAGATTCCGTGTCATGTGACCCATTGACCCAAATCAGTTAACTTTATGACTGCATAGCTGACAAAGGACCAGAACTATATTGTTATTCTATGAATAATGATTTTACGTAAACATGATTAATAGCTTCCATGTCACGTAATATGTTGGTTTGAAACTCTACTGCAATGTGTGTACATGGCCCACAGAGGACACAACTCTTAATCTATTCATTAGGGATATTTAAGGAATAATTTTTTCAGCAACTTCTGCATCATTTGACCCACATGTAAAAGGAATGCAGCCATTTTTGATGTTTCAAAATATTCCAAAATGGCTTTTGTCAGCGGGAACTGTGCCTCACCTACTGTCCTTCAGGTTGTAACAAATGAACCGAAGACAATATGATAATATTTAATCGATAATGATTTATTATCAATaacattcatttgaaaacaagAGTAAAATTTATCTAAAAGGAAATTGGTCACAAAAGAGAAGGGGtgcagaataataaataaaacagggatGGAGTAGTCAGTATAGACACTGatgaaattatataaaatttGTAAAAAGACAGATTGGTCATAgacgcatatatatatatacacatacacataagcTTTGTTAAAGCACAAACTCATAAGATAGTGTTACTCCCACCAACACATGTACATGAAGACAGTTAATGAAAACCACCTCTGAGAAGTTTCCTCATTCTGGAAATGATTTTCTGTTGATTAATGAGATTTATTGCGCAAATAAGaattgtggatgtttttacGTCACTTGGTTTGAGATGCCCATCACCGTAGTGAATTTCCAATGGTACAGTCTGTACTCGCACTGACACATGGCATACAATACTCCTAATGTTACTGAAGGCCACTCAGAGGTGAAACAAATCAGTTTACACATGTTTCACTAACAGCGCCTGTGTTCAGATGTTCTTCAACTTGTCATGTTTAGAACCATTAGGGACTGAAGGTCGTCCACTGTGCTCACATTTATACATAtaggtgaaaagaaaagtgtggaACTTATGAGGATAGAGAGCTCATGTGTTTGCTGAGGATTCACATCcaaaaaatttgaaaattacagacatagaaaaaaaaaaaaacattaaaaaaaatagatgaCAGCACCTGAGCCCTGCTCGGTGAAAACAATCTGCTGAGTGAATAAATGCCTGGAACTCGTGTGGAAACTGATGTGGTTCAAACAGCATGAAGTGTGTTTTTAGGTTTGTCAAAGACAGGGACAATGACAGGGCATGATTCAGTTCAGGTCAGACAAGTGGACACCATGTTGTCACTGCTCTCTGTTCTCAGAGTCATTGGTTTTGGCTTCTGGTGGGGCAGCGGTACTCGTCTCCTCTGCCTGCCCCTCTGCCTGCCCCTCTGCCTGCCGCCCCTCTGCCTGGACCTCTGCCTGGACCTCTGCCTGGACCTCTGCCTGGACCTCTGCCTGGACCTCTGCCTGGACCTCTGCCTGCCGCCCCTCTGCCTGGACCTCTGCCTGCCGCCCCTCTGCCTGGACCTCTGCCTGGACCTCTGCCTGGACCTCTGTCTGCCCTTCTGCCTGGACCTCTGTCTGCCCCTCTGTCTGCCCCTCTGTCTGCCCCTCTGTCTGCACCTCTGCCTGGCCCTCTGCCTGGCCCTCTGCTTGGCCCTCTGCCTGGCCCTCTGCCTGGCCCTCGGCCTGCCCCTCTGTCTGCCCCTCTGTCTGCCCTTCTGCCTGGACCTCTGCCTGCTCCCCTGCCTGCTCCGCTGCTGGCGGCGAGGCCACTGCCTCTTCTGCCGCTGCCCCATCACTAGTGGGAGACTGGAAACCGCTGTCATCATGCGGAGGTGGGGAAAAGTCAGCGGCCACCTCTGGTGGGGTTGTTTCTGTAGCCCCTGATGGGATTTCATTGGGAGAAGGTGCCGGGGGCaatgtctcctctgtctcctcctggtTGAAGGGTGGTTGTTCATCCAGCGCCGGCTGACTGTCCTCTCccgcctccttctcctctgagaaCGAAACACTTTCTGTAGCAGATTCAACCATGCAAGGGATTTGTTTAACCTGCTCCTCTGGTTtggcttcctcctccttcagagcagATCCATTAGACAAGGCCGGAGGGTTTTCTGAAGCTTTCGGACTTGCAGATTTAATCTGGTCAGGAGAAGCTTTACCGTCCGAGTTCTCCTCCCtatcttcctccttctccacctcgtCCTCATCCCCCTCTGGGATGTCTTCGTTGCCGGGCACGTCAATGCACGACTCGTTGGGGATGACTGAGGACTCTTCCACTTGGATCATGGACACAACCTGCTtcatcctcctcgtcttctGGGACTCCCCACCTTCACTCTCACAGTGGCCCTCAGCGTCCTCCTCTGCTACGTCcgcctcctcctgagctcctccgTGCTCCTTGGCCCAGTCGATGGAGGGGTTCTCTCCCAGCAGTTGCAGACTGGGGTCGCTGTTGCTGAGGACAATGCTGTCCCTGTAAAGGTTGTGTCTCCTCTGGACCGCCGCCTCCTTCACAGCtacaggcagagagaagaggttAAAACAGGGTTTCATATGTTTggtatatgtattttttttaaacatatatattttataatgacTTTTAGTTTATTCATGGTGAGATGTTTGAGACTGATCTATTTGTTATCTACTTAGGTAGTCATTAAAAGCAATATTGAAAATAAGGAAACATAATGAACTGTGTGATTGTAAAAAGGGACAGGATGAATTGCAGTGTTTAAGACTCACCCATCATGATGTCCTTCATGACCGAGAGCAGCACCACCTCCTCAAAGATGTTCTCCACCAGGATGAAACGGGAAAAATCCTCAAAGATCAGTTCCTGGAAGCGCGGCAGCTCCTGGTgtttgacaacaacaaaaacatttagaatCTTTCAACATCTTCGTCAGGTTTCAGGATTTTCACTTATCTCAACTACGGTACTAAATAAGGACTTGAAAACATGATTACAGGAGAAAGGTGGAGGAGAAGTTTTCCCATGTTAATGTTCGGGAGGCATTGAGAGGCCTCAACCTGATGACAGGCAGAGCACAGTAGAAACTAAGTGTTCAATGCAATGACCCTGCCAATTTAGCAAATGAACTCAATATCTTTTTTTAGCCgttttaaatcaacaatatCCTAAAACAACAGAATCCTTTACtatatcaaacaaaaataaatcataatcaTCAATAATCAATGGAGGTGGTGTCTGTTCTTAGGAAGGTGAACCCCCCCAAAGCTCAAGGACCGATGGACTGGGGGGGAGGACCCTTAAAGTTTGTGCTGAACAGTTTGGAAATGTGCTTGCTGCTCATAGACACAAGCCCTGTTCCTACAATTtggaacacatcaacaaaatgtCCCATTCCtaaaaaaatgaagcaaaagAAATGCAGGATTTCAGGCCCATCGCTCTAACACCTATCGTCAGCAAATGCATGGAAAGAGTCCTATGTATCCATCTGACACTGATAAACCAAAAGCCTGGGCACGGATCTTATTCATGGATTTTCCCTCTGCATTTAACACTGTCAATACAGAAACCCTCTCTAACTTGCATTTAATCTCAGCATCTGTTTGCTGGATTAAACAATTTTTATGCAACTGACTTCGCAGAGATAAGGTAAATGATTTCAGGTCGGACAGTGTTGTTTTGAATAATGGTGTCCCCCAGGGTTGCATTTTATCACCAATATTATTCTCAGTTTatagaaatgaaataatttgtaatacagataataataataataataatacattttatttgtacagccccTTTCctacataaaatgcagctcaaagtgctttacaataaaatcaaagacacgACATAAGAGATCGATGAGAACAcgttagcaataaaacaaagacttaagattaaaaaaatgtattgaattaaAAGCAAGATCGTAGAAATAGGTCTTGAGTTTtttcttaaaactatcaacagaagaagcttgtctgatgtgtggtgggagtttgttccaaacCTTTGGTGCATAGCAACAGAAAGCTAATTCCCCAAACTTTCTTATAGATTGTTTTTGGGATCTTGAGCAATGATCATGGTAGACGACCTGAGGGAACAGTTTGGAACATATTCCTATAAACATTTAGAGATGTATGTTCCTGTCAAGCATGAGTCAATCATCTTCCAGAGTGAGGTACGGTCTTACTCTTGCAAAGTTTCTTAAATGATAAAAGGCAATCTTTGTGACATTGTTTATGTGTGGATTAAAATCTAGTTCTGAGTCAAGTGTAACGCCCAGGCTCTTTACTGTAGATTAGTTGTGATGCGCCAGACTTCCAAGTTTGCAAATAATCTCTTGTCTCTGATCATCAGTACCATTTATAAGAATTTCGGTTTTATCTTCGTTTAGTTTGAGAAACTTGTTGCTCATCCATTGTTCCACACTTGAGAGGCAATTTATAACTTGGTTTGGAGCATCAGAGTCATCAGCAGAACAATGATAGTTCACACCATGGTCAGCAGTATCATATAAATCAGATAATCTCACTCTAGTCAAGTATGCAGATAATATGGCACCAGTGGCACGCCTTACAAATGCTGAGTAATTAAATGCGTATTCTAACGATGTAACAGAACTCATTAAATGGTTTGATGACAGTCGTCTTTTGTTCAATGTAACCAAATCAAAAGAAATGTGTCTAGGTGGCCACAAACACAGCAAGTCAAACCCTCTATTTGAACCCATTACAGTAAAAGGTCATGAGGTGGAGCTGCGGACTGCGTTAGACCAATCCTTTCACCTTCACTGATCATGTGGAATGCATCTATAAAAAAAGCCCAGCAAAGACTTTTAAGGTCAGCCAATGCATTTACAGTATACCGGTCATTCATTGAAAGTATACTCACGTTTAACATAGAGTCCTGGGTTTGAATACTTAAGTGGCAAAAATAAGACAAAGCTTTCTACAGTAGTAACACTGGGTAGTACAATTACAGGCTGTAAACAAGCCCTGTTGTCCCGTCACCATAGCAAAGCAGTACAACGCTTAAGTAGCAAAATCCTGACGACCACAGCCAACCCCAAAATCAGTACGTCCAGCTCCTGCCCTCAGTTCAAAAGCACAGAGTCCCCAGTGCAAAGGAAAACATCTACAGGAAATAATATGTCCCTAAGCCATAAAATATCTTAATCAGTAAAAGACAGTCACTCAGCATGATGCCAATTTTATATGAATCAATTAAAGCTATTAGATTATTTCTtattagggttgcaaaattccgggaatattcaaagttggaaactttccatgggaattaacgggaatatacgggaatatacgggaattaacgggaataaactggaaattttgtgggtaatttatactaactgtatttaccttgtcatatacagacataaatataaacattttgttttgtcataagctgatttgagccctgaggaaactttgggcacttgactatatgcttctgcatctttgtggcattcttaacataggtctttgcacagtatttgcaaatgtacacagcctttccttctacattggctggggtgaaatgtctccacacatgagatagtgcacgtagcattgttctgtagaataagatgagaaaaaagcttgtagaaaacactaatgcaatgccagagatataaatagttagctaaacaattggaatcgtctttaaaaatattttacaattgatggataaatgaatagaaataggctagatgaacaatcctcaatcagcatgctaatatattttccccagtaatatcatcaaaacttccctgactagtccttgggctaatgcagtagtgtggcctcaatagccctgctgtagtgtgcaggatactgggaattatctgtgcatgtgatggaagaatgcactgcgcatgggatggagaaatgcacagtgcagggttgaaattcaacgtgcagcgtgtgctgcattccatacatctttaaaatagagttttgaatgatgtttttattgctcagcgtttaatttgcggtaattttttttccccaaaattcccaaaattcccgagcttaacttcccatggaaagtttccggaaatttaccggacattttccgcccctttgcaaccctattTCTTATGCACACTTTTTTGAAACATGCATCAAGACAACATATTATATACAACTCATCCTCATGTATATCCTCACACATTACCACATGTTGCAGATAAATTGATTGTGGGCTTTATTATTGTCTattaaaaacagtaaatgaATCCAGTGGAAGCCAAACACAAGTGCTAGAGTTGTTTTAGTaacagtgttgttgttgcataGTTTGTCCACCAGAGAGAACTGAAACTCCACTTTaggcttcacacaaactgatgtgAGTAAGTCAGTATCAGTCCTGTTATTTTCTCACTCGTAGGTAAAGcattggtgttttaaaacacatgtttgtaGGTTATCTGTTAGCTTGCCAACAACATGACTTGTCAATGGAAGACAGCTAATGAGCCGTTATGGTAAGGCGTTAAAGTTATTCTGCCTAAATGTCATATAGGTAACTACAGTAGAGTGGACCCATAGCTCCTgtaacagaaatataaaaataagaattcTGACAATCAGCAGAAAACGTATAAATCGCAACAACATaaatatgtgtaaaataaaGGTCCATATTATTTCCAAAcaaggtgaaaatgtaaaacaaaaggtttGGTACTTCTTGCAAAAATCATGATGACAAAAAAAGGTCAGTAGAGCAGTACTGTCACAGCCTGTGGAGACTGATGACATTTTGCAAAGTTTAAAGCTGACACTGTACTATCAGAGGTAAAATCCCCTCAGATAAAACCTGACCATCACATCCCAACTAATCAGAAAGCCGCTGGCTACAACTAGAACTGGATTATTAGCCAGAGCTGATTAAAAAACTTCCTTAATAACTAAACGTAAGAGATCCTTATCCAaaatctttgtgtgtctgttctttAAACCATCAAATATCCAACTCAACCGGTCTGTAAATTTCTGTATCAGTAGAGCTCTGCTGACACTGCACTTTTACACGAAACACTGTTTGTACTCAGGCGCTCACCGAGCCACAGGAGGGGCCGAGCTGCTTCAGCATGTAGGGGATGAAGATCTGGAGGAGAGCCTCGCGGAAGAAACGCTTCCTCACCGTGCTGCTGTCATAGTCAAACTTCTGAAAAACCCAAGAAACACatgattaacacacacacacaggagtgtTGTCTGACATTGAATGTTTAGTTGTCAACTGATTCTTTCTGAATTTATAAGGTGACATTTCCTCCTTCAAAGTGTTTTGATTAAGGACGAGCAAGATGTGTAACCAGTGGTGGAAACAAAGACTTAAAATGGGTCCGAAAGATGAAGCCAATGAGGAAGTGCCTGTAACCTGTACTCcctcaaatgaccagcagagggcaacgCCAACGGTTGCAAAAGAAGTTGGTGAAAAGAAAGATCAgggattgtttttattaattcattatcCTTACTCCATtcaattttctgttttcttcaggGAAAGGGTCATTTGATAGGAGCACAATGAATCTGGGAAAGATACATTGTGACTGTTAAGCTCCAATCAGGAAAGATGTGACAGTGTCAACATCAAAGTTTCTGTCCATCCAGACTAAAACTCAATCCCAGGATTGAGGCTCCAGAGTCTCTGCTTTAGAGGCTTGAAAACTCTGGAGCAATGTGGACGCATGATataaacataacaaaataaaaataattagtGTGGATGCTGCCAAAGCTTGGATCTACTAGCCTTGTCctgtttgtgggtgtgttacCTTGATGACTCGGTCCTGGCAGCGCTGGATGGTCTTACAGAGCTCCTCTGTGCCCTGAGACTCCAGGCTCTGGTGAAGGATCTGTTCAAACGTATAAACAGCATCGTCCATTTGCTgtggacggacacacacacacacacacacacacacacacacacacacacacacacacacacacacacacacacacacacacacacacacacacacacacacacacacacacacacacacacacacacacacacacacacacacacacacacacagagagttgAAAATTGTCAGTAGGATTTGCTATTATTGATCATATTAAGAATGgtaaataaaagatttgttttttgacACCAACACATACTGAAAGTTTAAGAGTTATAATACAGTTTGTAGCTCAAACCTTTTAACAAATTCTACTTTGGACTAAATGACTTGCCTCTGTGTTCTCTGAACCACTATTAGAGGGCACTCACCTCTCTGCAGTTCtactgtgtctgcagctgtcgACACAGCCTGAGCCTCCTCTCAACTCCGAGCAGATTGAAGCTacatcaccacaaactgtcTGCTCTCAGATACACTGACCTGCATGTTTAATTGTTTCTAAAAACCTCAGAGGACTAGAATTGGACTCAAAGTCCTGCATACATCATTGAATCATATATA includes:
- the LOC117767906 gene encoding perforin-1-like, yielding MASRLPLLLLLLCSLTLAEAQLRLFNIRASGLPSDNLGITDGYVKAFCGSASLGVTSVRDNDPNPWWGEEFSYYKAQQNDILRLEVHDEDLIFDDFLGVCQRPIQPGTHEHNCYLEKGGTLHYTYSLN